Part of the Zygotorulaspora mrakii chromosome 2, complete sequence genome, TAAATAATAAAGCTTTAAAATTATGATTATTATACGTTCGCTGTGTCAAAAATAGTTTATTCTTTGTATGTACTTGCTCTGTCGGCCTTAGCTGCCTTTTGCTCTAGTTCATCCCAGTCTTCGCCCTCTTCACTTTCGCCGTCTGCACTTTCAACTTCGCTACCTTCGTCGCTGAACTGCTCGTCAGAATATTCATCTTCCTCAGAAAGAGCACTTTCGTCTTCtggttcttcttcagatGCTTCATATTCACTGATTTCTTCCTCACTCTCGTCCGAtgcttcatcatcagagCCCATAGCCAAGAAACTCCACCCACCGTCGAGAAAGAATTGATGGGGATCTTCTTGCAACGATTTCATTATAGTACTCCAGTTCAAATTGATGGAAGAAACTGTATATGGAATATCCATATCGGTCAGCCACTGTTTTAGAAAATCTAACGATTCGATTGGAACGGTATTGACATGCGTCACTGGCTTGTTGAAATCCTTGTATACAAAGACcatatcaaaattcttcagcccaaattgaactctttctaaaatacaaatttcaatttcttctagATTTATAACCAAAAAAGGAGGCTCCACTAACTGCACCAAACAATCTGTTGTCGGCATACAGAAAACAGCAGACCTACTTGGCACACCTTGAAATCCCAGATCTCTGAAAGTGCTTTCAACAGTCAATAGACCATGGGACGCTTCTGCAATTGCATCtgcaaaatatttaaaCTCTTTGTCTAATGCTGCACGTTTTCTCCtctcttcttgttcttgttctagttcatcttcatcaccatATCTTCTGAACTTCATTTGAGATTTTCTGCCAGTTCCAGTTTCATCCACTGTCACATCAGAGGCTTCACGATAAAACTGGACATCCtgtatcttttttttaCCCATAAGAATAGGATTCTTCAGATGTATGTGGATGATAACAATCAATTCTCCCTTACAAGAttggaaaaagatgttCTTTATGTTTGAGAAAAGGATATCTATTCTGCTATCTGTTCTTAATGGAGACTGATATCTGATACCATTCTCATGAATAAAAACCGTACTGGGTACACGTTTGCTATCCGGACTTGGTCtgacaaaaatttgatcgAGTCTTTTGGTTCGACCAGACCTATTCTCAATTAATTTATCTTGCTGAACGACGTCCGCAAGTACCTTGCGTTCTTGCTCACGTTTGGTTGATTCTTTCTTTAAATCAGTAATCTGCTTGAATGCATCGCCAATGCGGTCTGCTTCCTTCGACCTCAAGGTGATTGAGCGGAAAAATTGATTGTCTGGCGAATCCTCGTACGgcaattcttcaactttttttgagaTGCCTCCTGAACCTGGGGAATGAAAATTTAGACGTAAATACGTGTACTCTCCTTCCTCATTTTTGGAACCATTCTTGTAAGAATTGATATGAAATGGAACCGGTCTACCATAAATGGGTAAGATAATAGTTTGGCTTTTCCAATCAACGTGTATTCTCAGATCTTTTACATTAGATGGAATCTGTGAATCTCTAACATAGGATTCGTACTTTTTAAAGTATTGACGCGGCTCAGTACCTGCACCAGTAGCATCAGCGGCACTAAATCTCACAAGACCGTCTTTCTGCAGTTTTTCGTGAAGTTTCCTCtgattttcctttcttATCTGCTCTTTCTGCGTCTCCATTGAGTCACTTCGAGCATCACCACGAAGCTTagtttttaaaattttagaaTTTGGCTCTGGTTTTACGGGTTTCTTCGACGgttttttgtcattttcttcgTCCTCATTATTGAAGTAAAAGGAGATTTGCGCCTTAGACTTGGCACATTcggtgaaaaatttgggtGATTCTTCGCCCGCCACACCTAACAATACAGTATCTGCTTGTTGCAAGGCATAACTTTGACCGGTCTTAGAGTCCTTCAGATTGTTGAAACCGAATGTGATATT contains:
- the SPT16 gene encoding chromatin-remodeling protein SPT16 (similar to Saccharomyces cerevisiae SPT16 (YGL207W); ancestral locus Anc_3.516), which codes for MEELNIDFDLFKKRILSLHSQYKSFENSPNSLLFVFGSSNEENPYQKTTILHNWLLSYEFRATLIAFLPQKIVIITSAAKGKHLQKALDLFKDEKIKLEIRERNSKDAEHNAKLFIDVIEEIKIAGKNVGTPEKNFYQGKFMTEWAPLWEKAVKDNEFNIFDISLGLSKVWEVKDEIEQSFIAVASRASDKFMDVLADEMVNAVDEELKITNAQLSDKIENKIDDMKFLKKITADLKGLCPDTHKFNIDLLDWTYSPIVQSGAKFDLKVSARSNTDQLHGSGSILASCGIRYNNYCSNVTRTFLIDPSEEMVNNYDFLLELQKEIVTNQLKVGRVVKDVYNSVVEFVQKLRPDLASNLTKNIGSIIGLEFRDSTFILNTKNETRTIRAGDCFNITFGFNNLKDSKTGQSYALQQADTVLLGVAGEESPKFFTECAKSKAQISFYFNNEDEENDKKPSKKPVKPEPNSKILKTKLRGDARSDSMETQKEQIRKENQRKLHEKLQKDGLVRFSAADATGAGTEPRQYFKKYESYVRDSQIPSNVKDLRIHVDWKSQTIILPIYGRPVPFHINSYKNGSKNEEGEYTYLRLNFHSPGSGGISKKVEELPYEDSPDNQFFRSITLRSKEADRIGDAFKQITDLKKESTKREQERKVLADVVQQDKLIENRSGRTKRLDQIFVRPSPDSKRVPSTVFIHENGIRYQSPLRTDSRIDILFSNIKNIFFQSCKGELIVIIHIHLKNPILMGKKKIQDVQFYREASDVTVDETGTGRKSQMKFRRYGDEDELEQEQEERRKRAALDKEFKYFADAIAEASHGLLTVESTFRDLGFQGVPSRSAVFCMPTTDCLVQLVEPPFLVINLEEIEICILERVQFGLKNFDMVFVYKDFNKPVTHVNTVPIESLDFLKQWLTDMDIPYTVSSINLNWSTIMKSLQEDPHQFFLDGGWSFLAMGSDDEASDESEEEISEYEASEEEPEDESALSEEDEYSDEQFSDEGSEVESADGESEEGEDWDELEQKAAKADRASTYKE